A genomic stretch from Pirellulales bacterium includes:
- the arfB gene encoding alternative ribosome rescue aminoacyl-tRNA hydrolase ArfB translates to MLFVSSRIRIPDEELRFSYARSSGPGGQNVNKVNTKAVLRWAVRASSSLPSDVRERFLARYGRRMTGGGEIVINSQRFREQGQNQRDCLEKLRELIAAVAIPPKRRRPTRPTKASRQRRRVEKSSHSLKKQQRRRPRADD, encoded by the coding sequence ATGCTGTTTGTCTCTTCCCGGATTCGCATTCCCGACGAGGAGCTGCGGTTCTCGTACGCGCGCAGCTCGGGCCCCGGCGGACAAAACGTGAACAAGGTGAACACCAAAGCCGTGCTGCGATGGGCCGTGCGCGCCAGCTCCAGCCTGCCCAGCGATGTGCGCGAACGGTTTTTGGCACGTTATGGCCGGCGCATGACCGGCGGCGGCGAAATTGTGATCAACAGCCAGCGCTTCCGCGAGCAGGGCCAAAACCAGCGCGATTGCTTGGAGAAGCTGCGCGAACTGATCGCCGCCGTCGCCATTCCTCCCAAGCGGCGACGCCCAACCAGGCCGACCAAGGCTTCCCGTCAACGCCGCCGTGTCGAAAAAAGCTCGCATTCTTTGAAAAAGCAGCAACGCCGCCGCCCGCGTGCGGATGATTGA
- a CDS encoding aminotransferase class I/II-fold pyridoxal phosphate-dependent enzyme — MHLDHLPGSFFGPSNLVDLLRHRAAHQSADTAFMYLVDGETDEIAWSYAELDRRVRAIAAWLQSLGLQGERALLLYPAGLDFIAAFFGCVYAGVVAVPAYPPRKNRSLERIEAIADDAEAKVALTTQEVLGRVQGVLSENPGLNSLHWGATDQFPAGMERDWRHPDVHGDTLAFLQYTSGSTGTPKGVMLSHANLIHNSALICHAFEHTRSGVGVFWLPSYHDMGLIGGILQPMYCGRPNVLMSPMSFLQKPLRWMRAITRYKGTVSGGPNFAYDLCLKRITPEERETLDLSTWSLAFNGAEPIRPETLADFTRTFAPCGFRPEAFYPCYGLAEATLMVTGGFKTSVPLIRSFDAKSIENNQAVDVLSDEEGVRTIVGCGTALLDQEIVIVDPEAMVRLPDRRVGEIWVAGPSVAQGYWRRAEESANMFRAYLKDSDRGPYLRTGDLGFVCDGELFVAGRLKDLIIVHGRNHYPQDIEQTVERAHPLLRSGASGVFTVEVGGRERLGVAAEIERGRNRTAEELEEVLAAIRRAVSAEHEVPVDAILLIKAGSIPKTSSGKIQRHACRNGFLRGTDLEVVAQWRGWESAKAEASAAASAASIAAPVILSLKPAAASSTPRTAVEALSGTPTNGHGPRTGGLADRLPPVSDETAALVMEQIARVAKERAKGLTLDSNILEMSMDSLERMEIVAALEETFGGRFPEEVLPDMVLVRDVVAAVEKHLGKTPRKRPVALASEIPAAYYNIDQFPECLALEQQRNLLESTGVMNPFFKVHERVIDDTTVINGRELISWSSYNYLGMSGDPAVIAAAKESLDRYGTSVSASRLVSGEKTIHRQLEQALIDLLGVEDAITFVCGHSTNETTIGHMFGPGDLILHDALAHNSIIQGAILSGARRRPFPHNDWQTLDQLLGELRHEYRRVLIAIEGIYSMDGDYPDLPRFIEIKKRHKALLYIDEAHSLGVMGLHGRGIGEHFDVEPSDVDFWMGTMSKGLGSSGGYIAGKKSLVQYMKYTAPGFVFANGLPPVIAAAALTALRVLEEDPERVARLSANSKLFLSLAKSRGLNTGRSKDSAVVPVILGNSLHALQLSEAMFKRGINVQPILHPAVEESAARLRFFVTAKHTEEQIRKTVDAVTEELKKIDPSHLRHHGAAESQRLKI, encoded by the coding sequence GTGCATCTTGACCATTTGCCTGGATCGTTTTTTGGCCCGTCGAATTTGGTCGATTTATTGCGCCATCGGGCGGCACATCAATCGGCCGACACCGCCTTCATGTATTTAGTGGACGGCGAGACCGACGAAATCGCTTGGAGTTATGCCGAATTGGATCGGCGCGTGCGGGCCATTGCCGCCTGGCTGCAATCGCTGGGTTTGCAAGGAGAACGGGCGTTGTTGCTGTATCCGGCCGGGCTCGATTTTATCGCAGCTTTTTTTGGGTGCGTGTACGCCGGCGTGGTGGCGGTGCCGGCTTATCCGCCGCGAAAAAACCGCTCGCTGGAGCGCATCGAAGCCATTGCCGACGATGCCGAAGCCAAAGTCGCCTTGACCACGCAAGAAGTGCTGGGCCGCGTGCAAGGGGTGCTCAGCGAGAATCCTGGCTTAAATTCGCTCCATTGGGGCGCGACCGATCAATTTCCCGCCGGCATGGAGCGTGATTGGCGCCATCCCGATGTGCACGGCGATACTTTGGCGTTTTTGCAATACACCTCCGGCTCTACCGGCACTCCCAAAGGCGTGATGCTCAGCCATGCGAATTTGATTCACAACTCGGCGCTCATTTGCCATGCGTTCGAGCATACACGCAGCGGCGTCGGCGTATTCTGGCTGCCCAGCTACCACGATATGGGCCTGATCGGCGGGATTTTGCAGCCCATGTATTGCGGCCGGCCGAACGTGCTGATGTCGCCCATGTCGTTTTTGCAAAAACCGTTGCGTTGGATGCGGGCCATCACGCGCTACAAAGGCACGGTCAGCGGCGGGCCGAACTTTGCGTATGATTTGTGCCTGAAGCGCATTACGCCGGAAGAACGCGAAACGCTCGATCTCAGCACCTGGTCGCTGGCGTTCAACGGCGCCGAGCCGATCCGCCCGGAAACCCTGGCCGATTTCACGCGCACCTTCGCTCCCTGCGGATTCCGCCCGGAAGCGTTTTATCCGTGTTACGGCTTGGCCGAGGCCACCTTGATGGTCACCGGGGGGTTCAAAACGTCTGTGCCGTTAATTCGCTCGTTTGATGCGAAATCGATCGAGAACAATCAGGCGGTCGATGTCCTGTCCGATGAAGAAGGCGTGCGCACCATCGTCGGCTGCGGGACAGCGCTGCTGGATCAGGAAATTGTCATTGTCGATCCCGAGGCCATGGTTCGCCTGCCCGACAGGCGCGTGGGCGAAATTTGGGTGGCCGGCCCCAGCGTGGCGCAAGGTTATTGGCGGCGGGCGGAAGAATCGGCCAATATGTTTCGCGCTTATTTGAAAGATAGCGATCGCGGACCATACCTGCGCACCGGCGACTTGGGCTTCGTTTGCGACGGGGAGCTGTTTGTGGCCGGGCGGTTGAAAGATTTAATCATCGTGCATGGCCGCAATCATTATCCGCAAGATATCGAGCAAACCGTGGAACGGGCCCATCCGCTGTTGCGCTCCGGGGCCAGCGGCGTATTTACGGTGGAAGTGGGAGGCCGGGAACGGCTGGGCGTAGCAGCCGAAATCGAGCGCGGCCGCAATCGGACCGCGGAAGAGTTGGAAGAAGTGCTGGCCGCCATTCGCCGCGCCGTTTCTGCCGAGCACGAAGTGCCCGTCGATGCCATCCTGCTCATCAAAGCCGGCAGCATCCCGAAAACATCCAGCGGCAAAATTCAACGACACGCCTGCCGCAACGGCTTTTTGCGCGGGACCGATTTGGAAGTTGTCGCTCAATGGCGCGGTTGGGAAAGCGCAAAGGCCGAGGCATCAGCGGCCGCTTCCGCGGCGTCGATTGCTGCTCCGGTCATTTTGTCGCTCAAGCCGGCGGCGGCCTCCTCGACCCCGCGCACCGCCGTCGAAGCGCTCTCGGGCACGCCCACCAACGGCCACGGCCCGCGAACCGGCGGCTTGGCCGATCGGCTTCCGCCGGTGTCGGACGAAACGGCGGCGCTGGTCATGGAGCAAATTGCGCGCGTGGCCAAGGAACGCGCAAAAGGCTTGACGCTCGATTCCAACATTTTGGAAATGAGCATGGATTCGCTGGAACGCATGGAAATTGTCGCCGCGCTGGAAGAAACCTTCGGCGGACGCTTTCCGGAGGAGGTGCTGCCCGACATGGTTTTGGTGCGCGACGTGGTCGCCGCCGTGGAAAAACATTTGGGGAAAACGCCCCGTAAGCGGCCAGTGGCGCTCGCTTCGGAAATTCCCGCCGCGTATTACAACATCGATCAATTTCCCGAATGCTTGGCGCTGGAGCAGCAAAGGAATTTGCTGGAAAGCACCGGCGTCATGAACCCATTCTTCAAGGTTCACGAGCGGGTCATTGACGATACCACCGTGATCAACGGCCGCGAGCTCATTAGCTGGTCCAGCTACAATTACCTCGGCATGTCGGGCGATCCGGCGGTGATTGCCGCCGCCAAGGAATCGTTGGATCGCTACGGCACCAGCGTTTCGGCCAGCCGGCTGGTTTCGGGCGAAAAAACCATTCACCGCCAACTGGAGCAGGCCCTTATCGATTTATTGGGCGTGGAAGATGCCATTACATTCGTGTGCGGCCACTCCACCAACGAAACAACCATCGGCCACATGTTCGGCCCGGGCGATTTAATTCTGCACGATGCGCTGGCCCACAACAGCATTATTCAAGGCGCTATTTTAAGCGGGGCGCGCCGCCGGCCCTTCCCGCACAACGATTGGCAAACGCTGGATCAATTGCTGGGCGAGCTGCGGCACGAATACCGCCGGGTGCTGATTGCCATTGAGGGCATTTACAGCATGGACGGCGATTATCCCGATCTCCCGCGGTTCATCGAAATTAAAAAGCGGCATAAAGCCCTGTTGTACATTGACGAAGCCCATTCGCTGGGCGTGATGGGCTTGCACGGCCGAGGCATTGGCGAGCATTTTGATGTGGAGCCCAGCGACGTCGATTTTTGGATGGGCACCATGAGCAAGGGGCTCGGCAGTTCCGGCGGATACATTGCCGGCAAGAAATCGCTGGTGCAGTATATGAAGTACACGGCGCCGGGCTTCGTGTTCGCCAACGGATTGCCGCCGGTGATTGCCGCCGCCGCGCTGACTGCCCTGCGCGTGCTGGAGGAAGATCCGGAACGGGTCGCTCGGCTGTCGGCCAACAGCAAGCTGTTTTTGTCGCTAGCCAAAAGCCGCGGCCTGAATACCGGCCGCAGCAAAGATTCGGCCGTGGTGCCGGTCATTTTGGGCAACTCGCTGCATGCGCTGCAGTTGTCGGAGGCGATGTTCAAACGGGGCATTAACGTACAGCCGATTCTGCACCCGGCCGTGGAGGAAAGCGCGGCCCGGCTAAGATTTTTCGTCACGGCCAAGCACACCGAGGAGCAAATACGCAAAACCGTGGATGCGGTCACCGAGGAATTGAAGAAAATCGATCCTTCCCATCTGCGGCATCACGGCGCGGCGGAATCGCAGCGCCTGAAAATTTGA
- a CDS encoding trypsin-like peptidase domain-containing protein: protein MRRMLSAAPGWWQTMVLLWCAAAPQIVFAADGSLADLIDKVEPSIVRIDVTMEQGKGVGSGYVVLADGVLATNYHVIAGASEAMATFKNGQQAKVVGTLLLDEKRDIAILKIDKQSLPVLPLADVLPRQGDSVAAFGAPVGLSFSASDGIVSAVRSGKEISDEEEIPGTWIQTTAPISPGNSGGPLVNREGKVVAMNTMVLLIGQNLNFAISSLDVADALEKAKNKPVSALADVAAKAKPKTHKRAKSKNELAAKDIPAAQVDAFINAGQKHYKDAIVNARTKLREANEKLRAMKSGTTNSPFALQAKEQGADYLINNVRGQNFYLFPDSDTKQKCIDEQQKVAGKCDDLVKKLEEPQQGMLNYLKNAGPELSLQTVGDVGFVPELMVGLIDDEDEFQTVLGRIPVTVRGLNTHKLAIGSKLDGRVMYVADTETYALKSTENRVNVFVLREVPDEVLLAHLKPTGSAATGSASTATGSASTATAKTPATGNSATAAGGLSTGGSAAGGSSSAASATPSTVSDSTSTSSKTDAGSAAKTDAKIDDFRMWVDKTGKFKIEAMFVARVDDKVVLKRRSGDILTVPAASLSQADQDFLKDKAK from the coding sequence CGCCAGGTTGGTGGCAGACGATGGTGTTGCTGTGGTGCGCCGCGGCGCCCCAGATTGTGTTTGCGGCGGACGGCAGCTTGGCCGATTTGATTGATAAAGTGGAGCCTTCCATCGTGCGCATCGACGTGACGATGGAGCAAGGCAAAGGCGTAGGGAGCGGATACGTGGTGCTGGCCGACGGCGTGTTGGCAACCAACTACCACGTGATTGCCGGCGCCAGTGAAGCGATGGCCACATTCAAGAACGGGCAACAAGCCAAGGTGGTGGGGACCCTGCTGCTGGATGAGAAGCGCGACATCGCCATTTTGAAAATCGACAAGCAATCGCTCCCTGTCCTGCCGCTGGCCGATGTGTTGCCCCGGCAGGGAGATTCGGTGGCGGCGTTTGGCGCGCCGGTGGGGCTGTCGTTTTCTGCGAGCGATGGCATTGTCAGCGCCGTTCGCAGCGGCAAGGAAATTTCCGACGAGGAGGAAATTCCCGGCACCTGGATTCAAACCACGGCCCCCATTTCGCCGGGCAATAGCGGCGGCCCGCTGGTGAATCGCGAAGGAAAAGTTGTGGCCATGAACACCATGGTGCTGCTCATCGGGCAGAATTTGAATTTTGCGATTTCGTCGCTCGACGTGGCCGATGCGCTGGAAAAAGCCAAGAATAAGCCCGTATCCGCACTGGCCGACGTGGCCGCCAAAGCCAAGCCGAAAACGCACAAGCGGGCGAAATCAAAAAATGAGCTGGCGGCCAAAGATATTCCGGCCGCACAGGTCGATGCGTTCATCAACGCCGGCCAAAAGCATTATAAAGACGCCATCGTCAACGCACGCACGAAACTGCGCGAAGCCAACGAAAAGTTGCGGGCCATGAAAAGCGGCACCACGAACAGTCCGTTCGCGCTGCAGGCGAAAGAGCAAGGAGCCGACTATTTAATTAACAATGTTCGCGGTCAAAACTTTTATTTGTTTCCCGATTCGGACACAAAGCAAAAGTGCATTGACGAGCAGCAAAAGGTGGCCGGCAAATGCGACGATTTGGTCAAGAAGCTGGAAGAGCCGCAGCAAGGCATGTTGAACTACCTGAAAAATGCCGGTCCCGAGTTGTCGCTGCAGACCGTGGGAGACGTGGGCTTTGTTCCCGAGTTAATGGTGGGGCTGATTGACGATGAAGACGAATTCCAAACCGTGTTGGGGCGCATTCCCGTGACGGTTCGCGGCTTGAATACCCATAAGCTGGCGATTGGCTCCAAGCTGGACGGCCGGGTGATGTACGTGGCCGACACCGAAACGTACGCGCTGAAATCGACCGAGAACCGCGTGAATGTGTTCGTGCTGCGCGAGGTGCCCGACGAAGTTCTGTTGGCGCATTTGAAGCCGACGGGCTCTGCTGCGACGGGTTCGGCCAGCACGGCAACCGGTTCCGCAAGCACGGCGACGGCTAAAACACCGGCGACTGGCAATTCGGCCACGGCAGCCGGCGGTTTATCAACTGGTGGTTCAGCAGCCGGTGGTTCATCCAGCGCGGCCAGCGCTACGCCGTCGACGGTCTCTGACTCGACGAGCACAAGCTCCAAAACCGACGCCGGTTCTGCCGCAAAGACGGACGCCAAGATCGACGATTTTCGCATGTGGGTCGACAAGACCGGCAAGTTCAAAATAGAAGCGATGTTCGTTGCCAGAGTGGACGACAAAGTGGTGCTGAAGCGCCGCAGCGGCGATATTCTTACCGTGCCCGCGGCGTCGCTGTCGCAGGCTGACCAAGATTTCTTGAAGGACAAAGCCAAGTAG